One Natrinema marinum genomic window carries:
- a CDS encoding PaaI family thioesterase, with protein MTDGPDEPSAWPEWASFVEHHGYLSWLDIDVDHLEDGRAVLVIERNEDFENPTGTEGYDPVHGGIVATLIDTSSAFALRSTLENPSEAFLTTTDLNVSYLRPATGDLRAEAEVLRVGGSTGVTDVTIEGEDGEAAVGRTTYRLFRDGIDG; from the coding sequence ATGACCGACGGACCGGACGAGCCGTCTGCGTGGCCCGAGTGGGCGTCGTTCGTCGAGCACCACGGCTACCTGTCGTGGCTCGACATCGACGTCGACCACCTCGAGGACGGACGTGCGGTCCTCGTCATCGAGCGAAACGAGGACTTCGAGAACCCCACCGGGACCGAGGGATACGATCCGGTCCACGGCGGGATCGTCGCGACGCTGATCGACACCTCGAGTGCGTTTGCGCTCCGCAGCACGTTAGAGAACCCGTCGGAGGCGTTCCTGACGACGACCGATCTCAACGTCTCGTATCTGCGGCCGGCGACGGGCGACCTGCGGGCCGAAGCCGAAGTGCTTCGCGTCGGCGGCTCGACCGGCGTCACCGACGTGACCATCGAGGGCGAAGACGGCGAGGCCGCCGTCGGCCGGACCACCTACCGGCTGTTCCGTGACGGCATCGACGGCTAA
- a CDS encoding Lrp/AsnC family transcriptional regulator — MSGDPPNWEFKDRDIAILCELSNDPQLSSRELTQVLESEYDIDVSHVTVSESIRRMRDQGVFREAIIPNEEYYIFALFEFKFNAEHFAERWRDAMEYIRGDKHTLFFFLSDGEYQWKTIMMFRDRQEVSHWIHDCYREHGSVISNIRNSAIHNVLKFQTDPRIYEDLRKERNER; from the coding sequence ATGAGTGGAGACCCACCGAACTGGGAGTTCAAGGACCGCGATATCGCGATCCTCTGTGAGCTCTCGAACGATCCGCAGCTGTCGTCCCGAGAGCTGACGCAGGTCCTCGAGTCCGAGTACGACATCGACGTTTCCCACGTCACCGTCAGCGAGTCGATCCGGCGGATGCGCGACCAGGGCGTCTTCCGCGAGGCGATCATCCCCAACGAGGAGTACTACATCTTCGCGCTGTTCGAGTTCAAGTTCAACGCCGAGCACTTCGCGGAGCGCTGGCGCGACGCGATGGAGTACATCAGAGGGGACAAGCACACTCTCTTTTTCTTCCTCTCGGACGGGGAGTACCAGTGGAAGACGATCATGATGTTCCGCGACCGCCAGGAGGTCTCACACTGGATCCACGACTGTTACAGGGAACACGGGAGCGTCATTTCGAACATCCGCAACTCTGCGATCCACAACGTCCTCAAGTTCCAGACCGATCCGCGAATCTACGAGGACTTGCGAAAAGAACGCAACGAGCGGTAA
- a CDS encoding alpha/beta fold hydrolase produces MVDHETWGDEQSTTTVSVDGHDLEVAYHEDGEGSDDPPVVFVHGIPTWSFLWRDIVPEVAEDRRTIAPDMVGYGNSAMSDDFDRSIRAQEEMLEALLEDLGVDRIALVAHDIGGGVALRFAAHNPDIVEQLVLSNAVCYDSWPVEFVSNLGLPSTAELDREALEGRLDGAFVEGAYGEADPEFVDGMKAPWLTDEGHVSLVRNAVATNTNHTTEIDYGAITAETLLLWGEDDVMQPYAYAERLANDLADAELAPLSEAYHWVPEDRSDAYAERLREFLTGGGD; encoded by the coding sequence ATGGTCGACCACGAGACCTGGGGCGACGAGCAGTCGACGACGACGGTGTCGGTCGACGGCCACGACCTCGAGGTCGCCTACCACGAAGACGGCGAGGGAAGCGACGACCCCCCGGTCGTTTTCGTTCACGGCATTCCGACCTGGTCGTTTCTCTGGCGCGATATCGTCCCCGAGGTCGCCGAGGACCGCCGGACAATCGCGCCGGATATGGTCGGCTACGGCAACTCCGCCATGTCGGACGACTTCGACCGCTCGATCCGCGCCCAAGAGGAGATGCTCGAGGCGCTCCTCGAGGACCTCGGCGTCGACCGGATCGCGCTGGTCGCCCACGACATCGGCGGCGGCGTCGCGCTGCGATTTGCCGCGCACAACCCCGACATCGTCGAGCAGTTGGTGCTGTCGAACGCCGTCTGCTACGACTCCTGGCCGGTCGAGTTCGTCTCGAACCTTGGCCTGCCCTCGACCGCCGAGTTGGATCGCGAGGCACTCGAGGGCCGACTCGACGGCGCGTTCGTCGAGGGGGCCTACGGCGAGGCCGACCCCGAGTTCGTCGACGGGATGAAAGCGCCGTGGCTAACGGACGAGGGCCACGTCTCGCTGGTTCGCAACGCCGTCGCGACGAACACGAACCACACGACCGAGATCGATTACGGCGCGATCACCGCCGAGACGCTACTGCTGTGGGGCGAAGACGACGTCATGCAGCCCTACGCCTACGCCGAGCGGCTGGCCAACGACCTCGCGGACGCCGAACTCGCCCCGCTGTCGGAGGCCTACCACTGGGTCCCGGAGGATCGATCGGACGCCTATGCTGAACGCCTTCGCGAGTTCCTCACCGGCGGGGGCGACTGA
- a CDS encoding ATP-dependent helicase, with protein sequence MDGNERLELPVADDALPFDPDETTIEDADVFDLLEPAVQEWWLEEFGEFVPENEGFFTPPQRGAIPKIHEGTNTLVCAPTGSGKTMSSFLSIIDTLYERDREAPDGLENSVYCLYVSPLKSLANDIHRNLEVPLAGIEEIVAERDGDESMGEIRHAIRHGDTASSERQKMLEETPHILNTTPETLAILLNSPKFREKLRTVEYVIVDEIHSLAAGKRGTHLAVSLERLEAMAEGEITRIGCSATIEPLSRVAEFLVGRTEPGGDPRDYDIVDARFAREFDLRLECPTDDLINTPREIVQQRFYRRLHEHIQNHTNTIVFTNTRSGAERVLHNLREGFDAYDEDNSGCHHGSLSKEVRQRIEERLKDGDLDVVTSSTSLELGIDMPHVDLVVQVGSPKSVAALLQRVGRAGHRVGQTVTGRVIALDRDELLECAVMLKKAQDGFVDSVSIPENAQDVAAQHVYGMAIAEIRPEAELKGILRRAYPYRNYSEDEYESLMRYLTAEYAGLEEKNVYAKVWRDENDPPDGEHHYEEYPVGERLIGKRGRLARVIYMTNIGTIPDSFTCDVKTRASDEWVGQLDEQYLDTLEKGDVFVLGGDHFEYRYRRGSKVYVDRTSARPTVPSWYSERLPLSYDLGCEILDFQGELLERYEAGGPPRVRAWLREFPLDDDSVRAIARLFDYQCQYAGRESVSTQDRLAIEVVRDRDEYERHYYVHSNYGRKVNDGLSRLLAYRCAQEATANVRVAVADNGFVLSMPLNRKVDIEGVIDDLESEQVRADLRASLSGTDLLQRYFRINATRSLMILKRYKGYEKSASEQQVSSEMLLGFAEDLEEFAVIEETYREILEDKLNVDEIEDIVAAIDAGDLSVSRRLLDSPTPRAFGLATLSASDVVLAEDESAALQAFHERVLEEIGEESMAGLTAGSEDE encoded by the coding sequence ATGGACGGGAACGAGCGCCTCGAGTTGCCGGTCGCCGACGACGCCCTCCCTTTCGATCCCGACGAGACGACGATCGAGGACGCCGACGTGTTCGACCTGCTAGAGCCCGCGGTCCAGGAGTGGTGGCTCGAGGAGTTCGGCGAGTTCGTCCCCGAGAACGAGGGGTTTTTCACGCCGCCACAGCGCGGCGCGATCCCGAAGATCCACGAGGGAACGAACACACTCGTCTGTGCGCCAACGGGGTCGGGCAAGACGATGTCGTCGTTTCTCTCGATCATTGACACCCTCTACGAGCGCGATCGGGAGGCGCCGGACGGCCTCGAGAACTCCGTCTACTGTCTCTACGTCTCGCCGCTGAAATCCCTCGCGAACGATATCCACCGCAACCTCGAGGTCCCCCTCGCGGGGATCGAGGAGATCGTCGCGGAACGCGACGGCGACGAGTCGATGGGGGAGATCCGCCACGCGATCCGCCACGGCGACACCGCCTCGAGCGAGCGCCAGAAGATGCTCGAGGAGACGCCCCACATCCTGAACACGACGCCCGAGACGCTCGCGATCCTGCTGAACTCGCCGAAGTTCCGCGAGAAGTTGCGGACCGTCGAGTACGTCATCGTCGACGAGATCCACTCGCTGGCGGCGGGCAAGCGCGGCACGCATCTGGCGGTGAGTCTGGAACGGCTCGAAGCGATGGCCGAGGGCGAGATCACAAGAATCGGTTGTTCGGCGACGATCGAGCCGCTGTCGCGCGTCGCGGAGTTTCTGGTCGGCCGAACGGAACCGGGCGGCGACCCGCGAGACTACGATATCGTCGACGCCCGGTTCGCCCGCGAGTTCGACCTCCGACTCGAGTGTCCGACCGACGATCTGATCAACACGCCCCGCGAGATCGTCCAGCAGCGGTTTTACCGGCGTCTCCACGAGCACATCCAGAACCATACGAACACGATCGTGTTCACCAACACGCGCTCCGGGGCCGAGCGGGTCCTCCACAACCTCCGGGAGGGGTTCGACGCCTACGACGAGGACAACTCCGGCTGTCACCACGGCAGCCTCTCGAAGGAGGTCCGCCAGCGCATCGAGGAGCGGTTGAAAGACGGCGATCTCGACGTGGTCACCTCCTCGACGAGCCTCGAGTTGGGGATCGACATGCCCCACGTCGATCTGGTCGTGCAGGTCGGCTCGCCGAAATCCGTCGCGGCGCTGCTCCAGCGGGTCGGCCGCGCAGGCCACCGCGTCGGCCAGACCGTCACGGGCCGGGTGATCGCGCTCGACCGGGACGAACTGCTCGAGTGTGCGGTCATGCTGAAGAAAGCCCAGGACGGGTTCGTCGACTCGGTGTCGATCCCGGAGAACGCCCAGGACGTGGCCGCCCAGCACGTCTACGGGATGGCCATCGCCGAAATCCGTCCCGAAGCCGAACTGAAGGGAATTCTGCGGCGCGCGTATCCCTACCGGAACTACTCGGAAGACGAGTACGAGTCGCTCATGCGCTATCTCACCGCCGAGTACGCCGGCCTCGAGGAGAAGAACGTCTACGCGAAGGTCTGGCGCGACGAGAACGACCCACCCGACGGCGAGCACCACTACGAGGAGTACCCGGTGGGCGAGCGCCTGATCGGCAAGCGCGGCCGGCTCGCGCGGGTCATCTACATGACCAACATCGGGACGATCCCCGACTCCTTTACCTGCGACGTGAAGACGCGCGCGAGCGACGAGTGGGTCGGTCAACTCGACGAGCAGTATCTCGATACCCTCGAAAAGGGCGACGTGTTCGTTCTGGGCGGCGACCACTTCGAGTACCGCTACCGCCGGGGCTCGAAGGTCTACGTCGATCGCACGAGCGCGCGCCCGACCGTCCCGTCGTGGTACTCCGAGCGGCTGCCGCTGTCCTACGACCTCGGCTGTGAGATCCTCGACTTTCAGGGTGAACTCCTCGAGCGCTACGAGGCCGGCGGGCCGCCGCGGGTCCGCGCGTGGCTCCGAGAGTTCCCGCTGGACGACGACAGCGTCCGTGCCATCGCGCGCCTGTTCGACTACCAGTGTCAGTACGCCGGCCGGGAGAGCGTCAGCACCCAGGATCGGCTCGCGATCGAGGTCGTCCGCGACCGCGACGAGTACGAGCGCCACTACTACGTCCACTCGAACTACGGCCGGAAGGTCAACGACGGGCTCTCCCGCCTGCTCGCCTATCGCTGCGCCCAGGAGGCGACCGCGAACGTCCGCGTGGCGGTCGCGGACAACGGCTTCGTCCTCTCGATGCCACTGAACCGGAAAGTCGATATCGAGGGCGTCATCGACGATCTCGAGTCCGAGCAGGTACGCGCGGACCTCCGAGCGTCCCTCTCGGGGACCGACCTGCTCCAGCGCTACTTCCGGATCAACGCGACCCGATCGCTGATGATCCTCAAGCGCTACAAGGGCTACGAGAAGTCCGCGAGCGAACAGCAGGTCTCCAGCGAGATGCTGCTGGGCTTCGCCGAGGATCTCGAGGAGTTCGCAGTCATCGAAGAGACATACCGCGAGATCTTAGAGGACAAACTCAACGTCGACGAGATCGAGGACATCGTCGCCGCGATCGACGCGGGCGACCTGTCGGTCTCGCGCCGACTGCTCGACTCGCCGACGCCACGAGCGTTCGGCCTCGCGACGCTGTCGGCCAGCGATGTCGTCCTCGCCGAGGACGAGAGCGCCGCCCTTCAGGCGTTCCACGAGCGCGTGCTCGAGGAGATCGGCGAGGAGTCGATGGCGGGGCTGACCGCGGGCTCCGAAGACGAGTAG
- a CDS encoding HalOD1 output domain-containing protein yields MANSAPTSMQVVRAVAAEEGVDPVELQPPLHEVVDADALDELCSQAADSSGPARAVEFAYRGKRVCIDSEGNVEVVISADPNPPATSD; encoded by the coding sequence ATGGCGAACTCAGCACCGACCAGTATGCAAGTCGTGCGGGCAGTGGCGGCCGAGGAAGGCGTCGATCCCGTTGAGTTGCAGCCGCCGCTCCACGAGGTCGTCGACGCCGATGCGCTCGACGAACTGTGCTCCCAAGCGGCGGACTCGAGCGGCCCTGCGCGAGCCGTCGAGTTCGCATACCGCGGGAAGCGGGTATGCATTGACAGCGAGGGGAACGTGGAGGTCGTGATCTCGGCCGATCCGAATCCCCCGGCGACATCCGACTGA
- a CDS encoding winged helix-turn-helix domain-containing protein, which produces MEKALWYLLVGTRGGESRVRIIRALAERPRNANQLSERLGLEYNTIRYHLDKLVEHDIVETGGDEYGKLYFLTDRFERHEEEFERIIDQMRD; this is translated from the coding sequence ATGGAGAAGGCGCTCTGGTACCTACTGGTCGGGACGCGCGGCGGCGAAAGCCGGGTGCGGATCATCCGCGCGCTCGCGGAGCGCCCTCGGAACGCGAACCAACTCAGCGAACGGCTCGGCCTCGAGTACAACACGATCCGGTATCACCTCGACAAACTCGTCGAGCACGATATCGTCGAAACCGGCGGTGACGAGTACGGCAAGCTCTACTTCCTGACCGACCGGTTCGAACGCCACGAGGAGGAATTCGAGCGAATCATCGATCAAATGAGGGACTGA
- a CDS encoding molybdopterin-dependent oxidoreductase, whose product MTSRFTAVLASRRDVGGTLLVAWLAGVAGVAGSFVVASFTPSFIATPIADGLARHLPGAVITFAIVVLGDLGAKLNVVTALVLATLLLAGVGLVGLAAGPRVDVPLAGPLIATIAGTVVTFVLTGAALASLAAGAGVGAVLTGATLLAATTPAETDAAERRRVLGGAASALAFVTGGYLLGDYLGTGRAPPPDVDPTTDESVVAAVEAALTEADEKSFGVAGLEPLVSEAFYQVDINAADPIVDADEWSLTVTGAVEEETSYSYADVRNRVPDSRFVTLRCVGESLNGKKLDNALWTGVPIMDLVEPTAPADECCVMLRGADGFYEEFPLSALRDGFLAYEMNGDVLPRGHGFPARALIPGHWGEINVKWLTEIEVLEQEQDGYWEKRGWHGTGPVETVAKLHAVNDLSDGRVEVAGHAYAGTRGIRRVEVSTDGGDTWTDAELSEPLPGDDVWRQWRHRYDPPGGEHEVVVRATDGTGTLQPNEERDAFPSGPTGWVSRTIGG is encoded by the coding sequence ATGACGTCACGATTCACCGCCGTGCTCGCTTCACGGCGTGATGTGGGCGGGACGCTGCTGGTGGCGTGGCTCGCAGGCGTCGCGGGCGTCGCCGGCTCGTTCGTCGTCGCGTCGTTTACGCCGTCGTTCATTGCGACCCCGATCGCGGACGGGCTGGCCCGGCACCTGCCCGGCGCGGTGATCACGTTCGCGATCGTCGTACTGGGCGATCTCGGCGCGAAGCTCAACGTCGTCACAGCGTTGGTGCTCGCGACCCTTCTGCTCGCCGGCGTTGGGTTGGTCGGACTCGCCGCCGGACCGCGTGTCGACGTGCCGCTGGCCGGACCGTTGATCGCGACCATAGCGGGTACGGTTGTAACGTTCGTCCTGACCGGAGCGGCTCTCGCATCGCTCGCGGCCGGCGCTGGTGTCGGCGCGGTTCTGACGGGCGCGACGCTGCTGGCGGCGACGACGCCGGCCGAGACCGACGCCGCCGAGCGGCGGCGCGTACTCGGCGGGGCCGCGAGCGCGCTCGCGTTCGTCACCGGGGGATATCTGCTCGGTGACTACCTCGGCACCGGTCGAGCACCACCCCCGGATGTCGATCCCACGACGGATGAGTCGGTCGTCGCGGCCGTCGAAGCCGCCCTGACCGAAGCTGACGAGAAATCGTTTGGCGTCGCGGGACTCGAGCCGCTCGTGAGCGAGGCGTTCTATCAGGTCGATATCAACGCGGCCGACCCGATCGTCGACGCCGACGAGTGGTCGTTGACTGTCACGGGCGCGGTGGAAGAGGAGACGTCCTACAGCTACGCGGACGTTCGGAACAGGGTGCCCGACAGTCGCTTCGTTACGCTCCGCTGTGTCGGCGAGTCGTTGAACGGGAAGAAACTCGACAACGCTCTGTGGACCGGCGTCCCAATCATGGACCTCGTCGAGCCGACGGCCCCCGCCGACGAGTGTTGTGTCATGCTCCGCGGCGCGGACGGCTTCTACGAGGAGTTCCCGCTGTCGGCCCTCCGTGACGGCTTTCTTGCCTACGAGATGAACGGCGACGTGTTACCGCGCGGTCACGGCTTTCCAGCTCGTGCGCTCATTCCCGGCCATTGGGGGGAGATCAACGTCAAGTGGCTCACCGAGATCGAGGTATTAGAGCAAGAACAGGACGGCTACTGGGAGAAGCGCGGTTGGCACGGGACCGGCCCCGTCGAGACGGTGGCGAAACTCCACGCGGTCAACGACCTGTCGGACGGTCGGGTTGAGGTCGCCGGCCACGCCTACGCCGGGACACGAGGCATTCGGCGGGTCGAGGTGTCGACGGACGGCGGCGACACGTGGACCGACGCCGAACTCTCGGAGCCGTTGCCGGGCGACGATGTCTGGCGACAGTGGCGACATCGCTACGATCCGCCGGGGGGTGAGCACGAGGTCGTCGTCCGCGCGACCGACGGAACGGGCACGCTCCAGCCGAACGAAGAGCGCGACGCGTTCCCGAGCGGTCCGACGGGATGGGTTTCCCGAACGATCGGCGGGTGA
- a CDS encoding type IV pilin: protein MDLKNYSKKLVGTDEERAVSPVIGVILMVAITVILAAVIAAFVLDMGSNQSAPAQAGLQIENNTSNSNMDVTITNLGDGTAEVQCAANSNSASSVGATFQCPDGSNIIGVNDQGDETVLQTDI from the coding sequence ATGGATTTGAAAAACTACAGCAAGAAGCTGGTTGGTACAGACGAAGAACGTGCAGTATCGCCCGTTATCGGCGTCATCCTGATGGTCGCGATCACGGTCATTCTCGCGGCCGTGATCGCGGCGTTCGTGCTGGATATGGGCAGTAATCAGAGTGCGCCAGCTCAGGCAGGGCTTCAGATTGAGAACAATACTTCCAACTCCAATATGGACGTAACTATCACCAACTTGGGAGACGGTACGGCAGAAGTCCAGTGTGCCGCCAACAGTAACTCTGCGAGTAGTGTTGGCGCCACATTCCAATGTCCTGATGGGTCGAACATAATCGGTGTCAACGATCAAGGCGACGAGACCGTTCTCCAGACGGACATCTAA
- a CDS encoding RNA-guided pseudouridylation complex pseudouridine synthase subunit Cbf5: MVLRGPPAERTPAELLTFGVVNLDKPPGPSSHQVSGWLRDAVAETLADRGANATIDRAAHAGTLDPKVTGCLPIMLGDATRLAPVFLEGGKEYVAVLECHAPVPADAESVVAEFEGPIYQKPPRKSAVSRRLRVREIYDLEVLETDERRLLLRIRCESGTYVRKLCHDLGLALGTGGHMGHLRRTATDPFDDRSLHSAHDFLDALAFWLEDDDPEPLYDVVAPAERILEGIPRVVIAPSAAREVAEGAPVYAPGVLEVDDGADRGSLVACYTPDSAAVCLGELVGDSDADSGVVVDLERVLV, from the coding sequence ATGGTCCTGCGTGGTCCTCCCGCGGAGCGAACGCCCGCCGAGTTACTCACCTTCGGCGTCGTCAATCTCGACAAGCCCCCGGGGCCGTCCTCCCACCAAGTCAGCGGCTGGCTGCGCGACGCCGTCGCGGAGACGCTGGCCGACCGCGGTGCGAACGCGACGATCGATCGCGCCGCACACGCGGGCACGCTCGACCCAAAAGTGACCGGCTGCCTCCCGATCATGCTCGGTGACGCCACCCGGCTCGCGCCGGTCTTCCTCGAGGGCGGCAAGGAGTACGTCGCCGTCCTCGAGTGCCACGCGCCGGTCCCTGCCGACGCGGAATCGGTCGTCGCCGAGTTCGAGGGCCCGATCTACCAGAAGCCGCCCCGCAAGAGCGCCGTCTCCCGTCGCCTCCGCGTGCGCGAGATATACGACCTCGAGGTGCTCGAGACCGACGAGCGACGGCTCCTCCTGCGGATTCGCTGCGAGAGCGGGACGTACGTCCGCAAGCTCTGTCACGACCTCGGACTGGCGCTGGGGACGGGCGGTCACATGGGGCACTTGCGCCGCACCGCAACGGACCCGTTCGACGACCGGTCGCTGCACAGCGCCCACGACTTCCTCGATGCGCTGGCCTTCTGGCTCGAGGACGACGACCCCGAGCCGCTGTACGACGTCGTCGCCCCCGCCGAGCGGATCCTCGAGGGGATCCCGCGGGTCGTCATCGCCCCGAGCGCGGCCCGCGAAGTGGCCGAGGGCGCGCCCGTCTACGCGCCGGGCGTCCTCGAGGTCGACGACGGAGCAGACCGGGGCTCGCTGGTGGCCTGTTACACGCCTGACAGTGCAGCAGTGTGCCTCGGCGAGTTGGTCGGCGATTCGGACGCTGACAGCGGGGTCGTAGTCGACCTCGAGCGCGTCCTCGTCTGA
- the cmk gene encoding (d)CMP kinase — MLLTVSGPPGSGKSTTAELLADAFDLDHVSGGDIFRDLAEERGYTPLEFNKLAEENDQIDRDLDRRLREIAVEEDDLVLESRLAGWLAGDEADFRFWLDAPARVRGERIADREDKDPARATEETKAREASEAQRYQEYYGIDIRDLTIYDLSVNTARWEPDAVLDMLVTAVERYAAGGDEGKAIVDLESDF, encoded by the coding sequence ATGTTACTCACCGTCTCCGGCCCGCCGGGAAGCGGGAAGAGTACGACCGCGGAGTTGCTCGCTGACGCTTTCGACCTCGATCACGTCAGCGGCGGCGATATCTTCCGCGACCTGGCCGAGGAACGCGGCTACACCCCCCTCGAGTTCAACAAGCTCGCCGAGGAGAACGACCAGATCGACCGCGACCTCGATCGGCGACTGCGCGAGATCGCCGTTGAGGAGGATGATCTCGTCCTCGAGTCGCGACTCGCCGGCTGGCTGGCAGGCGACGAGGCCGACTTCCGCTTCTGGCTCGACGCACCGGCTCGGGTTCGCGGCGAGCGCATCGCCGACCGCGAGGACAAAGACCCCGCTCGCGCCACCGAGGAGACGAAAGCCCGCGAGGCCAGCGAGGCCCAGCGCTATCAGGAGTACTACGGGATCGATATTCGTGATCTGACGATCTACGACCTCTCGGTGAACACGGCCCGCTGGGAGCCCGACGCCGTCCTCGACATGCTCGTCACAGCCGTCGAGCGCTACGCTGCCGGCGGCGACGAGGGGAAAGCGATCGTCGACCTCGAGTCCGACTTCTGA
- a CDS encoding DUF106 domain-containing protein has protein sequence MTRTAEKIDALVREDSSMADALESIREEADRNGGEVQWADVSDELTSGQWGRLIEKGVLVDGDEGFVIADREAFDRALDGDGDGGTAAADIEIDEEESSWSQWDKMAGLAALLLMPGYWFNSIREVVGSTVNAVLGPLDAALPFYAVILTVALITGLYSSLLQANLMDTERMGKYQERMQAVQQEQKDLRQEKKEAEERGASDAELERLENELERAREEQMEAMADNLGMFKEQFRPMVWIMLLTIPLFLWMYWKIQTVGITGGEATVVMPIVGSVDWQSGLLGPMPAWIVWYFLCSMGFSQLLRKSLNIDMSPSAA, from the coding sequence ATGACGCGTACAGCCGAGAAAATCGACGCCCTCGTCCGCGAGGATTCCTCGATGGCGGATGCACTCGAGTCTATCCGCGAGGAAGCCGACAGGAACGGCGGCGAGGTCCAGTGGGCCGACGTCAGCGACGAGTTGACGAGCGGACAGTGGGGGCGGCTGATCGAGAAAGGAGTGTTAGTCGACGGCGACGAGGGGTTCGTGATCGCCGATCGCGAGGCGTTCGATCGGGCGCTCGACGGTGACGGCGACGGCGGTACTGCAGCGGCCGACATCGAGATCGACGAGGAGGAATCGAGCTGGTCGCAGTGGGACAAGATGGCCGGTCTCGCGGCGCTCCTGTTGATGCCCGGCTACTGGTTCAATTCGATCCGAGAGGTCGTCGGGAGTACGGTCAATGCCGTCCTCGGGCCGCTCGACGCCGCGTTGCCCTTCTACGCCGTGATTCTGACCGTTGCCCTCATCACTGGCCTCTACTCGTCGCTGTTGCAGGCCAATCTGATGGACACGGAGCGCATGGGCAAGTACCAAGAGCGGATGCAAGCCGTCCAACAGGAGCAGAAGGATCTCCGTCAGGAGAAGAAGGAAGCCGAGGAACGCGGCGCGAGCGACGCCGAACTCGAGCGCCTCGAGAACGAACTCGAGCGCGCTCGCGAGGAGCAGATGGAGGCCATGGCCGACAATCTGGGTATGTTCAAAGAGCAGTTCCGCCCGATGGTCTGGATCATGCTGCTGACGATCCCGCTGTTCCTCTGGATGTACTGGAAGATCCAGACGGTGGGGATTACTGGCGGAGAGGCGACCGTCGTCATGCCGATCGTCGGATCGGTCGACTGGCAGTCCGGGCTGCTCGGACCGATGCCGGCCTGGATCGTCTGGTACTTCCTCTGTTCGATGGGCTTTTCGCAACTGCTGCGCAAGTCGCTGAACATCGACATGTCACCCTCGGCCGCCTGA